In Xylanibacter ruminicola 23, a single genomic region encodes these proteins:
- a CDS encoding RagB/SusD family nutrient uptake outer membrane protein — MKKILFSVALLSAGMMCTSCDQDLLEIEQKATSSTGNFYKTDADAESAVTAMYATYIGEIGGNEGIWSAYITGINYASDDVFAAGGDMADHTGFRELNEFRYDASFGPVSTLYNHIYKAIYSANLVINYFGGELADTPTKKQAVAEARVMRAWAHMLAAQVYYQPPLVDHLITTDKPSNDISQKEIFDWCVKECEEAANDLPERKGQSDKEGAWRVTKGFAQFVGGKSALFAGDNAKAASLLKPLVESSNYALVPGNRFRDLFHVEGDGCEEKIFEFNYTTNTAIGGVWGGSIQRGRWMVANVLNWRGDDIVGGGKNPQICATGGWGGGSINQDFAHKMLANDGDSYRRKATFLTSDEFFYDATLCPWADDVEAGGKLSTRAEKEFDENRGITKSAGSFSRSDVMEVKMMCHPKDVDLSVGDNCNNTNLCLARLGEAYLLYAEACLASGNSSEALKYVNKIQQRAGSKTISSSVDLQTIQDEKQYELWFEGCRWFDIVRWGIAKQCYDKVLDNIPLQWDEYWNPSDGSAPKTKPHKLYYKIHHPFADAGIKLQFVAGKNEYWPIPQTVIEINDQMHQVRGWANN; from the coding sequence ATGAAAAAGATATTATTTTCAGTTGCTCTGCTTTCTGCTGGCATGATGTGCACTTCGTGCGATCAGGACTTGCTCGAAATTGAGCAGAAAGCAACCAGCAGCACAGGTAACTTCTATAAAACAGATGCCGATGCAGAGTCTGCCGTGACAGCCATGTATGCAACATACATTGGAGAAATTGGAGGTAATGAAGGTATCTGGAGTGCCTATATCACAGGTATCAACTATGCATCTGACGATGTATTCGCAGCAGGTGGCGACATGGCCGACCATACTGGATTCCGTGAGTTGAACGAATTCCGCTACGATGCCAGTTTCGGTCCAGTCAGCACCCTTTACAACCACATCTATAAGGCCATCTACTCTGCCAACCTGGTTATCAACTACTTTGGTGGCGAACTCGCTGACACACCTACTAAGAAACAGGCTGTTGCCGAGGCAAGAGTAATGCGTGCATGGGCTCACATGCTGGCTGCACAGGTTTACTATCAGCCACCATTGGTTGACCACCTGATCACTACCGACAAGCCATCTAACGACATTTCTCAGAAAGAGATTTTCGACTGGTGTGTCAAGGAATGCGAAGAAGCAGCAAACGATCTGCCTGAGCGTAAGGGTCAGAGCGACAAGGAAGGTGCTTGGCGCGTAACAAAGGGATTTGCTCAGTTCGTAGGTGGAAAATCTGCCCTGTTCGCTGGTGATAACGCTAAGGCAGCCAGTCTGCTGAAGCCACTGGTTGAGTCTTCAAACTATGCACTGGTTCCCGGTAACCGTTTCCGCGACCTGTTCCACGTAGAGGGTGACGGTTGCGAGGAGAAGATCTTCGAGTTCAACTATACCACTAACACTGCTATCGGTGGTGTATGGGGCGGTAGCATTCAGCGCGGCCGTTGGATGGTTGCCAACGTACTCAACTGGCGTGGTGACGATATCGTAGGCGGTGGTAAGAATCCACAAATCTGCGCAACCGGTGGTTGGGGCGGTGGCTCTATCAACCAGGATTTCGCTCACAAGATGCTTGCTAATGATGGCGACAGCTATCGTCGTAAGGCAACCTTCCTCACCTCTGACGAGTTCTTCTACGATGCAACACTTTGCCCATGGGCTGACGACGTAGAAGCAGGCGGAAAACTCTCAACTCGTGCCGAGAAGGAATTTGACGAGAATCGCGGTATCACCAAGAGTGCCGGTTCTTTCTCTCGCAGTGATGTCATGGAGGTGAAGATGATGTGTCATCCTAAGGATGTTGACCTCTCTGTAGGTGACAACTGTAACAACACCAACCTGTGCCTGGCACGTCTGGGCGAGGCTTACCTGCTCTATGCCGAGGCTTGCTTGGCATCTGGCAACAGCTCAGAGGCTCTGAAGTATGTGAACAAGATCCAGCAGCGCGCCGGTTCTAAGACCATCTCTTCATCAGTTGACCTGCAGACCATTCAGGACGAGAAGCAGTATGAGCTCTGGTTCGAGGGTTGCCGTTGGTTCGACATCGTACGTTGGGGTATTGCTAAGCAGTGCTACGACAAGGTTCTCGACAACATTCCTCTGCAGTGGGATGAGTACTGGAATCCTTCAGATGGTTCTGCTCCAAAGACCAAGCCTCACAAGCTCTATTACAAGATCCATCATCCATTCGCCGACGCTGGTATCAAACTCCAGTTCGTAGCTGGTAAGAATGAGTACTGGCCAATTCCACAGACCGTTATCGAAATCAACGATCAGATGCATCAGGTACGTGGTTGGGCTAACAACTAA
- a CDS encoding SusC/RagA family TonB-linked outer membrane protein, protein MALFLLCLFPLGALAQSLIKGTVKDVSGDPIIGASVKVQGSKSGVITDFDGNFSVQADNNATLVISYIGYTTETVKVAGKNNLSVTLKEDAQTLNDVVVIGYGVQKKSDLTGSVASVKAEDLKHRSTTDAAAALQGKAAGVQILNSSGKPGQGASIRVRGYSSNSSNIGPLLIVDGLQVSSIQYLDPSMIESMEVLKDAASAAIYGAEAGNGVVLITTKSGAKSKGQGSITYEVKFTNQNLGHVGKLLNAGQFKDWMDMQLGEVEKDGQKYRQLDLDMQDAINQYGWNPNTDTDWMKEYFEDTWAQQHTLTFQGGNDRGSYFLSTSYVNQDGIVKGNKDKYERLTAQINADYKIKDWLQIGTNTAIEKWSSRGVSENGYGSSFEMLLLIDPLTPLYWTSRNQMLGEYASYYDAIQAGNSKYTLFGDENGYYATSYFNTRLAGANPFSQRDRAEGRNEGVNVNGTVFMNITPIKQVTFTSRLGYRLSFNNSSDWQYPYYLNGQTKGDNYTINGASNNSTWYQWENFINYNQDFGKHNVGAMAGMSFRQYNSNGVSANASGPDILTAYEPNYRYLNCVNGNDDTVKGFSGMPNMTRALSYFGRILYSYDNRYSLQGNFRADAFDSSKLSKDNRWGYFFSGSAGWTFSNEKFFKDNIDPSIMSFGKIRASWGTNGNVNVLGNYSYTAGIGLNGQWYQYGATNAATYGSMPNGIANPDLTWEKSRQIDLGADFRFFNDRLSLGIDWYKKTTKDLLVKAPVMPESGYTDMTINAGEIENSGLEVEFTWKDNIGDFRYSISGNFATLKNKATYLDPSIERISGATVEGASPGAIRCYFEQGQPVWYMRGYKYAGRAADGTAQYYTKDGGLTNDPTDSDMTNIGSGLPDVTFGLTINAEYKGFDLTVFGAGQAGNDIYYGLYRTGYNNIAKGVYDDFKSKKFPEAKSVYGVAKFYQSSAMVYNGSFFKLKQIQLGYTLPTNLTKKVYMQNVRAYVSLDDFFTFTKYPGLDPETCTQEYNCPGLDKGNYPNMRKLVLGLSVTF, encoded by the coding sequence ATGGCACTGTTCCTGCTCTGTTTGTTCCCACTGGGAGCGCTGGCTCAGAGCTTGATCAAGGGAACGGTGAAAGATGTATCTGGCGACCCGATCATTGGTGCTAGTGTAAAAGTACAAGGCTCAAAGTCGGGTGTCATTACAGACTTCGATGGTAACTTCAGTGTTCAGGCCGACAACAACGCCACACTGGTTATCAGTTACATTGGCTACACTACCGAAACTGTAAAGGTAGCTGGCAAAAACAATCTCTCTGTTACTCTTAAAGAAGATGCACAGACCCTGAACGACGTTGTAGTTATCGGTTATGGTGTGCAGAAGAAGTCAGACTTGACCGGTTCTGTAGCATCAGTAAAGGCCGAGGACCTGAAGCACCGTTCAACCACCGACGCTGCTGCTGCTCTGCAGGGTAAGGCCGCTGGTGTACAGATTCTGAACAGTTCAGGTAAGCCTGGTCAGGGTGCTTCTATCCGCGTACGTGGTTACTCTTCTAACTCTAGCAACATCGGTCCTCTGCTGATCGTCGATGGTCTGCAGGTATCAAGCATCCAGTACCTCGATCCTTCAATGATTGAGTCAATGGAGGTACTGAAGGACGCTGCTTCGGCTGCCATCTACGGTGCTGAGGCTGGTAATGGTGTTGTACTGATCACCACCAAGAGTGGTGCCAAGAGCAAGGGTCAGGGTTCAATCACTTACGAGGTCAAGTTCACAAACCAGAACCTCGGTCACGTTGGTAAGCTCTTGAATGCAGGTCAGTTCAAGGATTGGATGGACATGCAGTTAGGTGAGGTCGAGAAAGATGGTCAGAAGTACCGTCAGCTCGATCTGGACATGCAAGATGCCATAAACCAATATGGTTGGAATCCCAACACCGATACTGATTGGATGAAGGAATATTTCGAGGACACATGGGCACAGCAGCACACTTTGACTTTCCAGGGTGGAAATGACCGTGGTTCTTACTTCCTGAGCACCAGCTATGTAAACCAGGATGGTATCGTAAAGGGCAACAAGGATAAATACGAGCGTCTGACAGCTCAGATCAACGCTGACTATAAGATTAAGGATTGGTTGCAGATTGGTACCAACACTGCTATCGAGAAGTGGTCTTCACGTGGCGTATCAGAGAATGGTTATGGTTCTTCATTCGAAATGCTGCTTTTGATCGACCCATTGACTCCCTTGTATTGGACTTCTCGCAACCAGATGCTGGGTGAATATGCTTCATATTACGATGCAATTCAGGCTGGCAACTCAAAATATACTCTGTTTGGTGATGAGAATGGCTACTATGCCACTTCATACTTCAATACACGTCTGGCAGGTGCCAACCCATTCTCACAGCGCGACCGTGCCGAGGGCAGAAACGAGGGTGTAAACGTGAATGGTACTGTATTCATGAACATCACTCCTATCAAGCAGGTAACCTTCACCTCTCGCTTAGGTTATCGTTTGTCATTCAACAATAGCTCTGACTGGCAGTATCCTTACTACCTGAATGGTCAGACCAAGGGTGACAACTACACCATCAACGGTGCAAGCAACAACTCTACCTGGTATCAGTGGGAAAACTTCATCAACTACAACCAGGACTTCGGTAAGCACAATGTAGGCGCCATGGCCGGTATGTCATTCCGCCAGTACAACTCTAACGGTGTTAGCGCCAATGCTTCTGGTCCAGATATTCTGACTGCTTATGAACCTAACTACAGATATTTGAACTGTGTAAACGGTAACGATGATACTGTTAAGGGATTCAGCGGCATGCCTAACATGACACGTGCACTCTCTTACTTCGGACGTATTCTCTATAGCTATGACAACCGTTACAGCTTGCAGGGCAACTTCCGTGCTGATGCATTCGACTCTTCTAAACTGTCAAAGGATAACCGTTGGGGTTACTTCTTCTCTGGTTCAGCAGGTTGGACATTCTCTAACGAGAAGTTCTTTAAGGACAACATCGACCCAAGCATCATGTCTTTCGGTAAGATCCGTGCATCATGGGGTACTAACGGTAACGTAAACGTATTGGGTAACTACTCATATACAGCTGGTATTGGTCTGAATGGCCAGTGGTATCAGTATGGTGCTACAAACGCTGCTACATACGGCTCTATGCCTAATGGTATTGCCAACCCCGACCTGACTTGGGAGAAATCAAGACAGATTGACCTGGGTGCTGACTTCCGTTTCTTCAACGATCGTCTGTCTCTCGGTATCGACTGGTATAAGAAGACCACTAAGGACCTGCTCGTTAAAGCTCCTGTAATGCCTGAGTCTGGTTACACTGACATGACTATCAACGCTGGTGAGATTGAGAATAGCGGTCTTGAGGTTGAGTTTACTTGGAAGGACAACATCGGTGACTTCAGATACAGTATCTCTGGTAACTTCGCTACACTGAAGAACAAGGCAACCTACCTTGATCCTTCTATCGAGCGTATCTCTGGTGCCACCGTTGAAGGAGCGTCTCCTGGTGCTATCCGCTGCTACTTCGAGCAGGGTCAGCCAGTATGGTACATGCGCGGTTATAAGTATGCCGGTCGTGCTGCTGATGGTACCGCTCAGTACTATACCAAAGATGGCGGCCTTACCAACGACCCAACTGATAGCGACATGACCAACATCGGTTCTGGTCTGCCCGACGTTACCTTCGGTCTGACTATCAATGCTGAATATAAGGGCTTCGACCTGACCGTATTCGGTGCAGGACAGGCCGGTAACGATATCTACTATGGTTTGTATCGTACAGGTTACAACAACATCGCAAAGGGTGTTTATGATGACTTCAAGTCAAAGAAGTTCCCCGAGGCAAAGAGTGTTTACGGTGTTGCCAAGTTCTACCAGTCATCAGCTATGGTATATAACGGTTCATTCTTCAAGCTCAAGCAGATTCAGCTGGGTTACACCCTGCCTACCAACCTGACCAAGAAGGTTTATATGCAGAACGTACGTGCTTACGTATCTCTTGACGACTTCTTCACATTCACCAAGTATCCTGGTCTCGATCCAGAAACCTGCACACAGGAGTACAACTGCCCAGGTCTTGACAAGGGTAACTATCCTAACATGCGCAAACTGGTTCTTGGTTTAAGTGTTACATTCTAA
- a CDS encoding SpoIIE family protein phosphatase translates to MRQTKIWIFLMVMAGVLMAACNNEEQNGQMSEADKLIENTQKTKNYPELLKVVDSLETIGSITPTKAYYWRGYACDKMKRQRLAEFYWKASLDAAENATSSDEMAYYAKSASRLANMLSVRGDYEEGLNAAVPAANKLEELHCDSTSDYLNILIYIGCCQEGLGTANGNSDGFNKAYQRHKENIETFHNDVVYKDGITGLINITYNYIYAKKWQEALTWTTRFGQILSEYEQRPDADADFIDRQLARYDIYQALALLGLGQTEEAAKAYEKFQSTRYSNTPKGRIDANDYLTAANRWDEAAEHYRSLDAMMGETPQNYSLENIENLVLKKYRTNLQAGRRDSAIQVALSISNALGQAIAKSKKIEQEEQAVIVKTVEKMTEQEAKKNRKYQFMIAFGIAIVILCLLGYALIRRRMAHQLQAAYEDLKYDYDRMEADTAVKEREASEFRIAQNIQRVIAPRLLPKYKSFDLWSAIKMGQMEGGGVMDYCVRDGKLFFCVGESGVEGVKASLLTTIVKAQFRTAATFESQPDKIMSAINNALAQKENKGIDIRLFIGVLDIYNGKLYFCNASHAAPLLVSNELHHLPVEQNVAIGEEPNYAYEAQEMTMLPGTMIFLNTEGLIKVKNAEHRVFNEKRMLGSALQAMKLDPRPKPFIENMLDAVHRFAGDFEQRDDMALLAIRFKGATKLEQKADEDLEPEMEPEVETTVAPEQPEPTIATEPIPEPQVFEEPKVYDEPEYYDEPDVIIEDAEATEIQ, encoded by the coding sequence ATGAGACAGACAAAAATTTGGATATTCCTGATGGTGATGGCAGGCGTGTTGATGGCAGCCTGCAACAATGAGGAGCAGAACGGACAGATGAGTGAAGCCGACAAATTGATTGAGAACACTCAGAAGACCAAGAACTACCCTGAACTGCTGAAGGTGGTTGACAGCTTAGAAACCATCGGCAGTATCACCCCCACCAAAGCATACTATTGGCGAGGCTATGCCTGCGACAAGATGAAACGACAGCGCCTGGCTGAGTTCTATTGGAAAGCATCACTCGATGCGGCAGAAAACGCAACCAGCAGCGACGAGATGGCTTACTATGCCAAGTCGGCCAGTCGTCTGGCTAACATGCTATCCGTAAGAGGCGACTACGAGGAGGGACTGAATGCAGCCGTCCCTGCAGCCAACAAACTGGAGGAGCTTCACTGCGACAGTACCAGCGATTACCTGAACATACTTATATATATAGGTTGCTGTCAGGAGGGATTAGGCACAGCCAATGGTAATAGCGATGGTTTTAATAAGGCTTACCAGCGGCATAAGGAAAACATAGAGACCTTCCACAACGATGTGGTCTATAAAGATGGAATCACCGGTCTCATCAATATTACCTATAATTATATATATGCAAAGAAATGGCAGGAGGCCCTGACATGGACCACCCGCTTTGGACAGATACTGAGCGAATATGAACAGCGACCTGATGCCGATGCCGACTTTATCGACCGACAGCTGGCCCGCTACGATATCTACCAGGCGCTTGCCCTACTAGGTTTAGGTCAAACCGAAGAAGCTGCCAAAGCCTACGAAAAGTTCCAGAGTACCCGTTACAGTAACACACCTAAGGGACGTATCGACGCTAACGACTATCTGACAGCCGCTAACCGCTGGGATGAGGCTGCCGAACACTATCGTAGTCTGGATGCGATGATGGGCGAAACGCCGCAGAATTACTCGTTGGAGAATATCGAGAACCTGGTGCTGAAGAAATACCGCACAAACCTGCAAGCTGGGCGACGCGACTCAGCCATTCAGGTAGCACTCAGTATCAGTAACGCATTAGGTCAGGCGATTGCCAAGTCGAAGAAGATAGAACAGGAAGAGCAGGCTGTGATTGTAAAGACCGTAGAGAAGATGACAGAGCAGGAAGCCAAGAAAAATCGCAAGTATCAGTTTATGATTGCTTTCGGTATTGCCATTGTCATACTCTGTTTGTTAGGCTATGCACTCATCCGTCGCCGTATGGCGCATCAGCTACAGGCTGCCTACGAAGATCTGAAATACGACTACGATCGCATGGAAGCCGATACGGCAGTGAAAGAGCGCGAAGCCTCAGAATTCCGTATCGCCCAGAATATACAGCGTGTGATTGCCCCACGACTGCTACCCAAGTATAAGTCGTTCGACCTATGGAGCGCCATAAAAATGGGCCAGATGGAAGGTGGTGGTGTGATGGACTACTGTGTACGCGACGGCAAACTGTTCTTCTGTGTAGGAGAATCAGGCGTAGAAGGTGTCAAAGCATCATTGCTTACAACCATCGTCAAAGCACAGTTCCGTACAGCAGCCACCTTCGAATCGCAGCCCGACAAGATTATGTCGGCTATCAACAACGCATTGGCACAGAAAGAAAACAAGGGTATCGATATACGTCTGTTTATTGGTGTACTCGACATTTATAATGGCAAACTGTACTTCTGTAATGCCAGTCATGCAGCTCCACTGTTGGTAAGCAACGAGTTGCACCACCTGCCTGTAGAGCAGAATGTAGCCATAGGCGAAGAACCCAACTATGCCTATGAGGCTCAGGAGATGACGATGCTGCCTGGCACCATGATATTCCTGAATACCGAAGGACTTATTAAGGTAAAGAATGCCGAGCACCGCGTGTTTAACGAGAAACGTATGTTAGGATCGGCACTGCAGGCCATGAAGCTGGACCCACGACCCAAACCATTTATCGAGAACATGCTGGATGCCGTACACCGCTTTGCCGGCGACTTCGAACAGCGTGATGATATGGCCCTGTTGGCCATCCGTTTCAAGGGTGCCACCAAACTGGAGCAGAAAGCCGACGAGGACTTAGAGCCTGAGATGGAACCTGAGGTAGAAACAACCGTTGCACCAGAGCAACCAGAGCCCACAATTGCTACCGAGCCCATACCTGAGCCACAGGTATTCGAAGAGCCCAAGGTTTACGACGAACCAGAGTACTACGACGAGCCAGATGTGATCATCGAAGATGCCGAAGCTACTGAGATACAATAG
- a CDS encoding cellulase family glycosylhydrolase, whose translation MKRIFTLITILCALGAGAQGVKPLPSLHTEGRWLVDKHGNQVVLHGVMDTPSNYFNGGRWEGSKALGWWDHYNDTGVTNCLAYFEKLFKGMEKAKCDVFRLHMDPAWTNDPADGYVYAGSVGQASDASGEADIKKFNPERYQKYMPQLYLKLAEMAMKYGMYVVVRPPGVCPHDLKVGDYYNQYLMYVWDVFSQQEFVKDHAGQISIELANEPVNLRNAQNQDDPKALHDYFQPIVNKIRENGFTGIIWAPGTGWQANYTSYATYPIEGDNIGYAVHDYTGWYGCSDANPDPQNKIEQFHKQVPVVDTNPIIITEVDWSPENPSAQGHYNEHNEWVQPNYGTWSTGSTSKWGKAYKAMLDYYGNISMTLSGTGCLFDIDKLLSTGNVYPAFNGLEEACGKACMDWYAEYYTVNYPHADDEAETGDFYTIESLKADQESFDLMIGDKTKILLNVLYRDGHTKDISDVATYEVDEPSVVEVKKGSIRALANGEAQVQASYTDVQGIIWKKSFVVKVTGLDLGALTALSSLSDITDQPFAIVNKESQKMFYGPENQNLDMGDPLGVINNKSISGYMFKAEAISGRDGCYLLRLMTLNGSEYSVYGKPGYLNSQPTTGWCSFILGLNNQNGEDVKDGAVWEIKYESGKGFTLKNMATGKYLKDAAPAKYDAPAYFDFLKSSVTAGIHKVERSVDNDAVYTLQGIKIATLQQWDALPRGIYIVGGKKKLK comes from the coding sequence ATGAAACGTATATTTACTCTGATTACAATTCTATGTGCGCTTGGCGCAGGAGCTCAGGGAGTCAAGCCATTGCCCTCGCTCCATACTGAAGGAAGATGGCTTGTTGACAAACATGGAAACCAAGTGGTGCTCCATGGTGTGATGGATACGCCCAGTAATTATTTTAATGGTGGACGCTGGGAAGGTTCCAAGGCACTTGGTTGGTGGGACCACTATAATGATACAGGCGTTACCAACTGTCTGGCTTATTTTGAAAAACTATTTAAAGGCATGGAGAAGGCTAAGTGCGATGTGTTCCGTTTGCACATGGATCCTGCTTGGACCAACGATCCTGCCGATGGCTATGTTTATGCAGGCTCAGTAGGACAGGCTTCCGATGCGTCGGGCGAGGCAGACATCAAGAAGTTTAATCCCGAGCGCTATCAGAAATACATGCCACAGCTATATCTGAAGTTGGCCGAGATGGCTATGAAATATGGTATGTACGTAGTAGTACGCCCTCCCGGTGTATGTCCTCATGACTTGAAGGTGGGCGATTATTATAATCAGTATCTGATGTATGTATGGGATGTGTTCTCTCAGCAGGAATTTGTGAAGGATCATGCCGGTCAGATTAGTATTGAGCTGGCCAACGAACCTGTTAACTTGAGAAATGCCCAGAATCAGGACGATCCCAAAGCGCTCCATGACTATTTCCAGCCTATCGTCAATAAGATCCGCGAAAACGGCTTTACGGGTATTATCTGGGCGCCTGGTACTGGATGGCAGGCCAACTATACCAGTTATGCTACTTATCCTATCGAGGGTGATAACATCGGTTATGCTGTTCATGACTATACTGGATGGTATGGCTGCAGCGATGCCAATCCCGATCCACAGAACAAGATTGAGCAGTTCCATAAGCAGGTGCCTGTAGTTGATACCAACCCGATTATTATTACCGAGGTTGATTGGAGTCCCGAGAACCCCTCGGCTCAAGGTCATTATAATGAGCATAACGAGTGGGTACAGCCCAACTATGGTACATGGTCAACAGGTTCTACCTCTAAGTGGGGTAAGGCTTACAAGGCTATGCTCGACTATTATGGTAATATCTCGATGACGCTGTCGGGAACAGGCTGTTTGTTCGATATCGATAAGTTGCTCTCTACGGGCAATGTCTATCCGGCTTTTAATGGTCTTGAAGAGGCCTGTGGTAAGGCTTGCATGGATTGGTATGCCGAGTATTATACAGTGAACTATCCCCATGCTGACGACGAGGCTGAGACTGGCGACTTCTATACCATCGAATCGCTGAAGGCTGATCAGGAGTCATTCGATTTGATGATTGGCGATAAGACCAAGATCTTGCTGAATGTGCTCTATCGCGATGGCCATACGAAGGATATCTCTGATGTGGCCACCTATGAAGTAGATGAGCCCTCGGTGGTTGAAGTCAAGAAAGGTTCTATACGTGCATTGGCCAATGGCGAAGCCCAGGTACAGGCCTCATATACCGATGTGCAGGGTATCATTTGGAAGAAATCGTTTGTGGTTAAGGTTACCGGTCTTGATTTAGGCGCCCTGACAGCTTTGAGCAGTCTTTCGGATATAACCGACCAGCCTTTTGCTATCGTGAATAAGGAGAGTCAGAAGATGTTTTATGGTCCTGAGAATCAGAATCTTGACATGGGCGATCCTCTGGGCGTCATCAATAACAAGAGTATCAGCGGTTATATGTTTAAGGCCGAGGCTATTTCTGGTCGTGATGGTTGTTATCTGTTGCGTTTGATGACGTTGAACGGTAGCGAATACAGCGTTTATGGCAAGCCAGGCTATCTTAATTCTCAGCCAACAACAGGCTGGTGTAGCTTTATTCTCGGTTTGAACAACCAGAATGGCGAAGATGTCAAAGATGGCGCTGTGTGGGAAATAAAATATGAGAGTGGCAAGGGCTTTACATTGAAGAATATGGCTACGGGCAAATACCTGAAGGATGCAGCCCCAGCCAAATACGATGCGCCAGCCTATTTCGACTTCCTGAAGTCCAGCGTTACAGCGGGTATTCATAAGGTAGAGCGTTCTGTGGATAACGATGCTGTTTATACGCTTCAGGGCATCAAGATAGCAACCCTTCAGCAGTGGGATGCGCTGCCTCGTGGCATCTACATCGTTGGTGGAAAGAAAAAACTTAAATAA